In one Sander lucioperca isolate FBNREF2018 chromosome 7, SLUC_FBN_1.2, whole genome shotgun sequence genomic region, the following are encoded:
- the LOC116038520 gene encoding CD81 antigen-like — protein MVVAGCTKCIKYMLFFFNFIFWLAGGVILGVALWLRHDSKTSNLLILQFEGQQAPSTFYISVYILIAVGAVMMLVGFLGCYGAIQESQCLLGTFFFFLVILFACEVAAAMWGFMNRDTISKELINFYDSAYIKAVDVSGTPSKDAAIKVLEVFHTTLDCCGKGDDTALFKQVVGTLCPRKSPEDFLKSQSCHDKLIELFSEKLYLIGLAALVVAVIMIFEMIFTMVLCCGIRNSPGVY, from the exons ATGGTTGTTGCGGGCTGcacaaaatgcattaaatatatgttatttttctttaattttattttctgg CTGGCCGGAGGTGTGATCTTAGGAGTGGCTCTGTGGCTCCGCCATGACAGTAAAACCAGCAACCTCCTCATACTCCAGTTTGAAGGCCAGCAGGCACCAAGCACCTTCTATATCA gTGTGTACATACTGATAGCTGTTGGGGCTGTGATGATGCTCGTGGGCTTCCTCGGTTGTTACGGTGCCATTCAAGAATCTCAGTGCCTGTTGGGAACA ttcttcttctttttggtgATCCTCTTTGCCTGTGAAGTGGCTGCAGCAATGTGGGGTTTCATGAACAGGGACACA ATCTCTAAAGAACTGATCAATTTCTACGACTCTGCGTACATCAAAGCTGTGGACGTCTCAGGGACTCCCAGTAAAGACGCAGCCATCAAGGTGCTGGAAGTCTTCCACACTACG CTCGACTGCTGTGGTAAAGGAGACGACACCGCTCTCTTCAAACAAGTCGTCGGCACCTTGTGTCCCAGAAAGTCTCCAGAAGATTTTCTCAAATCTCAG AGCTGTCACGATAAACTGATTGAGCTGTTCTCGGAGAAGCTCTACCTGATTGGTCTGGCTGCGTTGGTGGTTGCTGTCATCATG ATCTTCGAGATGATCTTCACCATGGTGCTTTGTTGTGGGATCCGTAACAGCCCTGGAGTATATTAG
- the kcnc1b gene encoding potassium voltage-gated channel subfamily C member 1b isoform X1 yields MGLSDDKDRIVINVGGIRHQTYRSTLRTLPGTRLSWLAEPDAPNHFDYDAKIEEFFFDRHPGVFAHILNYYRTGKLHCPADVCGPLYEEELAFWGIDETDVEPCCWMTYRQHREAEEALDSFGGGGLLDLVNDDAEPELEHAAEDDVDEMTRRLAQGDTHDARSGSLWSRWQKHVWALFEDPYSTKYARWVALASLFFILVSITTFCLETHEAFNPIINRTEVEVVDNVTVVRTYQETETALYLTYIEGVCVVWFTFEFLMRITFCPNKCDFIRNALNIIDFVAILPFYLEVGLSGLSSKAAKDVLGFLRVVRFVRILRIFKLTRHFVGLRVLGHTLRASTNEFLLLIIFLALGVLIFATMIYYAERIGANPNDPRASDHTHFKNIPIGFWWAVVTMTTLGYGDMYPQTTSGMLVGALCALAGVLTIAMPVPVIVNNFGMYYSLAMAKQKLPKKKNKHIPRAPQPGSPNFCKSSMSSQQPSPIPHDDVFEIKFQDSKLNGEAANAALANEDCPHIDQAISPEEIFSPNERERPCFLVTTAERPNHTGGRVRRGYEKPWSLNSMSGMSGDASGVSSVSALPCSPPCLMQHSHSPIPSIM; encoded by the exons ATGGGCCTGAGCGACGACAAGGATCGCATTGTGATAAACGTGGGAGGGATCAGACATCAGACATACCGCAGCACCCTGCGCACTCTACCTGGCACTCGCTTGTCCTGGTTGGCCGAGCCTGATGCACCCAACCACTTTGACTATGATGCCAAGATTGAGGAATTTTTCTTCGACCGCCACCCTGGCGTGTTTGCACATATCCTCAATTACTACAGGACAGGTAAACTGCACTGCCCGGCTGATGTCTGCGGACCCCTCTATGAGGAGGAACTGGCCTTCTGGGGCATTGATGAGACAGACGTGGAGCCATGCTGCTGGATGACCTATCGTCAGCACCGGGAGGCAGAGGAGGCCCTTGATAGTTTCGGCGGGGGGGGCCTGTTAGACCTGGTGAACGATGATGCGGAGCCGGAGCTGGAGCATGCTGCCGAGGATGATGTGGATGAAATGACAAGGAGGCTGGCGCAGGGAGACACTCATGATGCCAGGAGTGGAAGCCTGTGGAGCCGGTGGCAGAAACATGTCTGGGCTCTGTTTGAGGACCCTTACTCCACTAAATATGCAAGG TGGGTTGCTCTGGCCTCGCTGTTCTTCATTCTGGTGTCCATCACCACCTTCTGTCTGGAGACCCACGAGGCCTTCAACCCCATCATCAACCGCACAGAGGTAGAGGTGGTGGACAATGTCACAGTGGTGCGCACCTACCAGGAGACTGAGACTGCGCTTTACCTCACCTACATTGAAggcgtgtgtgtggtgtggttcACTTTTGAATTTCTAATGCGAATAACTTTCTGCCCGAATAAATGTGACTTCATTCGGAACGCCCTGAACATCATCGACTTTGTGGCCATCCTGCCCTTCTACCTGGAGGTCGGCCTCAGCGGGCTCTCCTCCAAGGCAGCTAAGGACGTGCTGGGTTTTCTGAGGGTTGTCCGCTTTGTGCGGATCCTGCGTATCTTCAAGCTGACCCGTCACTTTGTGGGACTGAGGGTGCTGGGTCACACATTGAGGGCCAGCACCAACGAGTTCCTGCTTCTCATCATCTTCCTCGCCCTCGGTGTCCTCATCTTTGCTACTATGATCTACTACGCTGAACGGATTGGAGCTAACCCCAACGACCCTCGAGCCAGTGATCACACACACTTCAAGAACATCCCGATTGGATTCTGGTGGGCTGTGGTGACCATGACGACCCTCGGCTATGGAGACATGTACCCTCAGACGACCTCTGGTATGCTGGTCGGAGCCCTGTGTGCCCTGGCAGGTGTGCTGACCATCGCCATGCCCGTCCCTGTGATTGTCAACAACTTTGGAATGTATTACTCTCTGGCCATGGCAAAACAGAAACTACCAAAGAAAAAGAATAAGCATATCCCTCGGGCACCCCAGCCAGGTTCTCCAAACTTCTGTAAGTCAAGCATGAGCTCCCAACAACCAAGCCCCATACCCCATGACGACGTTTTCGAGATAAAGTTTCAAG ATTCCAAGCTAAACGGTGAAGCAGCTAACGCAGCGCTGGCCAACGAAGATTGCCCTCATATAGACCAGGCCATATCTCCAGAGGAAATCTTCAGCCCCAACGAGAGAGAGCGGCCCTGCTTCCTAGTCACCACTGCTGAACGCCCCAACCACACAGGGGGCAGAGTGAGGAGGG GTTATGAAAAGCCTTGGAGCCTTAACAGCATGTCTGGCATGAGCGGGGATGCCTCTGGAGTGTCCTCAGTGTCCGCCCTGCCCTGCAGCCCACCTTGTCTAATGCAGCACTCACATTCCCCCATCCCATCCATTATGTAG
- the kcnc1b gene encoding potassium voltage-gated channel subfamily C member 1b isoform X2, producing the protein MGLSDDKDRIVINVGGIRHQTYRSTLRTLPGTRLSWLAEPDAPNHFDYDAKIEEFFFDRHPGVFAHILNYYRTGKLHCPADVCGPLYEEELAFWGIDETDVEPCCWMTYRQHREAEEALDSFGGGGLLDLVNDDAEPELEHAAEDDVDEMTRRLAQGDTHDARSGSLWSRWQKHVWALFEDPYSTKYARWVALASLFFILVSITTFCLETHEAFNPIINRTEVEVVDNVTVVRTYQETETALYLTYIEGVCVVWFTFEFLMRITFCPNKCDFIRNALNIIDFVAILPFYLEVGLSGLSSKAAKDVLGFLRVVRFVRILRIFKLTRHFVGLRVLGHTLRASTNEFLLLIIFLALGVLIFATMIYYAERIGANPNDPRASDHTHFKNIPIGFWWAVVTMTTLGYGDMYPQTTSGMLVGALCALAGVLTIAMPVPVIVNNFGMYYSLAMAKQKLPKKKNKHIPRAPQPGSPNFCKSSMSSQQPSPIPHDDVFEIKFQDSKLNGEAANAALANEDCPHIDQAISPEEIFSPNERERPCFLVTTAERPNHTGGRVRRETQRQHRSRQPTESVCVMNHGVPTTMCMTHNGPSPT; encoded by the exons ATGGGCCTGAGCGACGACAAGGATCGCATTGTGATAAACGTGGGAGGGATCAGACATCAGACATACCGCAGCACCCTGCGCACTCTACCTGGCACTCGCTTGTCCTGGTTGGCCGAGCCTGATGCACCCAACCACTTTGACTATGATGCCAAGATTGAGGAATTTTTCTTCGACCGCCACCCTGGCGTGTTTGCACATATCCTCAATTACTACAGGACAGGTAAACTGCACTGCCCGGCTGATGTCTGCGGACCCCTCTATGAGGAGGAACTGGCCTTCTGGGGCATTGATGAGACAGACGTGGAGCCATGCTGCTGGATGACCTATCGTCAGCACCGGGAGGCAGAGGAGGCCCTTGATAGTTTCGGCGGGGGGGGCCTGTTAGACCTGGTGAACGATGATGCGGAGCCGGAGCTGGAGCATGCTGCCGAGGATGATGTGGATGAAATGACAAGGAGGCTGGCGCAGGGAGACACTCATGATGCCAGGAGTGGAAGCCTGTGGAGCCGGTGGCAGAAACATGTCTGGGCTCTGTTTGAGGACCCTTACTCCACTAAATATGCAAGG TGGGTTGCTCTGGCCTCGCTGTTCTTCATTCTGGTGTCCATCACCACCTTCTGTCTGGAGACCCACGAGGCCTTCAACCCCATCATCAACCGCACAGAGGTAGAGGTGGTGGACAATGTCACAGTGGTGCGCACCTACCAGGAGACTGAGACTGCGCTTTACCTCACCTACATTGAAggcgtgtgtgtggtgtggttcACTTTTGAATTTCTAATGCGAATAACTTTCTGCCCGAATAAATGTGACTTCATTCGGAACGCCCTGAACATCATCGACTTTGTGGCCATCCTGCCCTTCTACCTGGAGGTCGGCCTCAGCGGGCTCTCCTCCAAGGCAGCTAAGGACGTGCTGGGTTTTCTGAGGGTTGTCCGCTTTGTGCGGATCCTGCGTATCTTCAAGCTGACCCGTCACTTTGTGGGACTGAGGGTGCTGGGTCACACATTGAGGGCCAGCACCAACGAGTTCCTGCTTCTCATCATCTTCCTCGCCCTCGGTGTCCTCATCTTTGCTACTATGATCTACTACGCTGAACGGATTGGAGCTAACCCCAACGACCCTCGAGCCAGTGATCACACACACTTCAAGAACATCCCGATTGGATTCTGGTGGGCTGTGGTGACCATGACGACCCTCGGCTATGGAGACATGTACCCTCAGACGACCTCTGGTATGCTGGTCGGAGCCCTGTGTGCCCTGGCAGGTGTGCTGACCATCGCCATGCCCGTCCCTGTGATTGTCAACAACTTTGGAATGTATTACTCTCTGGCCATGGCAAAACAGAAACTACCAAAGAAAAAGAATAAGCATATCCCTCGGGCACCCCAGCCAGGTTCTCCAAACTTCTGTAAGTCAAGCATGAGCTCCCAACAACCAAGCCCCATACCCCATGACGACGTTTTCGAGATAAAGTTTCAAG ATTCCAAGCTAAACGGTGAAGCAGCTAACGCAGCGCTGGCCAACGAAGATTGCCCTCATATAGACCAGGCCATATCTCCAGAGGAAATCTTCAGCCCCAACGAGAGAGAGCGGCCCTGCTTCCTAGTCACCACTGCTGAACGCCCCAACCACACAGGGGGCAGAGTGAGGAGGG AGACCCAGCGACAGCACCGGAGCAGACAACCAACAGAGTCAGTTTGTGTTATGAACCATGGTGTCCCAACCACTATGTGTATGACCCATAATGGCCCATCACCCACCTGA